The Devosia sp. SD17-2 genome includes a region encoding these proteins:
- a CDS encoding ABC transporter permease, which yields MLSYVSKRLVSSLFLLALVTTLTFALVFGGADNVAQNILGDNATDQQIAELEARMGIDKPLHEQYGAWVAKAVRGDLGMSWTMGESVSKILAGRLPVTLSMVTLAIVAITIVSALLGILAAVRGGWADRIIQVISVVGFSLPNFWLGLILVVVFALNLRWLPATGYVDFTTSPIGWAASLALPVAALVLSGVASASQQVRGAMIDALRQDYVRTLRAGGISPASVLFRHALRNAMPAALTVLSVQFIALLGGAAIIERVFAIPGLGSITVQSALTGDIPVLMGVVVTMIILVVLVNIVIDLINAWVNPKVRL from the coding sequence GTGCTTAGCTATGTGTCCAAGCGCCTCGTTTCGAGCCTCTTTCTTCTCGCCCTCGTCACCACGCTGACCTTCGCCCTCGTTTTCGGTGGCGCCGACAACGTGGCCCAGAATATCCTGGGCGATAACGCTACCGATCAGCAGATCGCCGAACTCGAAGCTCGCATGGGCATCGACAAGCCGCTGCACGAGCAATACGGCGCCTGGGTCGCCAAGGCCGTGCGCGGCGATCTTGGCATGTCCTGGACCATGGGCGAGAGCGTCTCCAAGATCCTCGCCGGTCGCCTTCCGGTGACCCTCTCCATGGTCACCCTCGCTATCGTGGCCATCACCATCGTCTCTGCGCTGCTCGGCATTCTGGCCGCAGTGCGTGGGGGTTGGGCCGATCGCATCATCCAGGTGATCAGCGTCGTCGGCTTTTCCCTGCCAAACTTCTGGCTGGGCCTCATCCTCGTCGTCGTCTTTGCGCTCAATCTGCGCTGGCTGCCGGCTACCGGCTATGTCGATTTCACCACCTCGCCCATTGGCTGGGCAGCGTCTCTGGCCCTGCCGGTTGCCGCGCTGGTGCTCTCGGGGGTTGCCTCCGCCTCCCAGCAGGTGCGCGGCGCCATGATCGACGCGCTTCGTCAGGATTATGTCCGCACGCTGCGGGCAGGGGGCATCAGTCCCGCCTCGGTTCTCTTCCGCCATGCCCTGCGCAACGCCATGCCGGCGGCGCTGACAGTGCTCTCGGTGCAGTTCATCGCCCTCCTTGGCGGCGCTGCCATCATCGAGCGCGTCTTCGCCATTCCCGGCCTTGGCTCGATCACCGTCCAGTCCGCACTCACTGGCGACATTCCCGTCCTCATGGGTGTCGTCGTCACCATGATCATTCTCGTCGTGCTCGTGAACATCGTCATCGACCTGATCAATGCATGGGTTAACCCGAAGGTGAGGCTCTGA
- a CDS encoding LysR family transcriptional regulator, protein MLDQITHLFRLRTILEEGSLRRASEKLNVTQPALSRSLAQLEAYFGQQLVKRHARGVVATPFGAKVLSVSNRIERYWEIAEQELRSDVSDEKTVFRIAGGPVWRSGVLAGVLAELQNRHPNILIEFTAISVAKSLDDLHEGRLDVVFTGVSFDSGPSRRLSRVKLTDVANHVMAREDHPLLRDGQPFEMERLLDYPWIVYSELPAYREITQHMISQHLGAAPSVRFVCQSLLSVLTLLQQSDCLCVLPHLAVEFVNSPRIVPIDLPLQRNTAEVGLMFRSELGDWAPLQTLVAMSREKFGLAEEPN, encoded by the coding sequence ATGCTCGACCAGATCACCCATCTTTTTCGGCTGCGCACCATCCTCGAGGAAGGCAGCCTGCGCCGCGCCTCCGAGAAGCTGAACGTGACGCAGCCGGCGCTGTCGCGCTCGCTGGCCCAGCTCGAGGCCTATTTCGGCCAGCAACTGGTCAAGCGCCATGCGCGCGGGGTGGTGGCGACGCCATTCGGGGCGAAGGTGCTGTCGGTTTCAAACAGAATCGAGCGCTATTGGGAGATCGCGGAGCAGGAATTGCGCAGCGATGTCAGCGACGAAAAGACGGTGTTCCGCATTGCCGGCGGGCCGGTGTGGCGCTCGGGCGTGCTGGCGGGCGTGCTGGCAGAACTGCAGAACCGGCATCCGAACATCCTGATCGAATTCACCGCAATCAGCGTCGCCAAGTCATTGGACGATCTGCACGAAGGGCGGCTGGATGTGGTGTTTACCGGCGTGTCCTTCGACAGCGGCCCGAGCCGGCGGCTGTCGCGGGTAAAGCTCACCGATGTCGCCAACCATGTGATGGCGCGGGAGGACCACCCCCTGCTCCGCGATGGGCAGCCATTCGAGATGGAACGGCTGCTGGACTATCCCTGGATCGTCTATTCCGAATTGCCGGCCTATCGCGAGATCACCCAGCACATGATCTCCCAGCATCTGGGGGCGGCGCCGTCGGTGCGCTTTGTCTGCCAGAGCCTGCTTTCGGTGCTTACGCTGCTGCAGCAGAGCGATTGCCTCTGTGTGCTGCCGCATCTGGCGGTGGAGTTCGTCAACTCGCCGCGCATCGTGCCGATCGACCTGCCGCTGCAGCGGAACACGGCTGAGGTCGGGTTGATGTTCCGCAGCGAACTGGGCGACTGGGCGCCGCTGCAGACGCTTGTGGCGATGTCGCGGGAGAAGTTTGGCCTGGCCGAGGAGCCGAACTAG
- a CDS encoding ABC transporter substrate-binding protein, whose protein sequence is MKKRLMSAMLAAALMVSAAPSVLAQVANDADTLALAATLDNNSFDRAQLMIGNQMQFWSPVFDTLLVREPNGEIGPNLATEWSYNADASVLNLKLREGVSFTDGTPFNAEAVKANIEYLKTGAGQNSFMAAPISQVEIISDFEVNLHLGEPDPSLLQNLAVVGGAMASPAILGVEGSANNPIGSGPYVYDVDNSSIGRQYVFNRNADYWNAEAFPFERVTITPISDGVARLNALKSGQIDAGMSEARAVADAEANGLTVNRIDVDWFGLIIADREGKITPALADVRVRKALNMAFDAKSILEFVELGYGRLSDQIFPATSQAYVEELDEVYSYDPEAAKALLAEAGYPDGFELFMPETNAFTAFHPIIEKFLNDVGITVKWEKVAPNATITELRSGRFPAYVFQFGYQGEWSEYRKFGFPDSPWNTSKVADPAFLEMLDKTLYATGDAQVQLYKDLNAYMVENAFYAPMYRRDTIYLTNKEVKVDLQSTNVVSPIRNYSKAE, encoded by the coding sequence ATGAAGAAGCGGCTCATGTCGGCCATGCTTGCAGCAGCCCTTATGGTCAGTGCGGCACCCTCGGTTCTTGCACAGGTTGCGAACGATGCGGATACGCTCGCCTTGGCGGCAACCCTGGACAACAACAGTTTCGATCGCGCCCAGCTGATGATCGGCAACCAGATGCAGTTCTGGTCGCCTGTATTCGACACGCTGCTGGTGCGGGAGCCCAATGGCGAGATCGGTCCGAACCTGGCCACCGAGTGGTCGTACAATGCCGACGCCAGTGTGCTCAATCTCAAGCTGCGCGAAGGCGTCAGCTTCACCGATGGCACGCCCTTCAATGCTGAAGCCGTCAAGGCCAATATCGAATATCTCAAGACCGGCGCTGGCCAGAACAGCTTCATGGCAGCCCCGATTTCCCAGGTCGAAATCATCTCCGATTTCGAGGTGAACCTGCACCTCGGCGAGCCTGACCCGAGCCTGCTGCAGAACTTGGCTGTCGTTGGTGGCGCCATGGCTTCCCCGGCAATCCTGGGTGTCGAAGGTTCTGCCAATAATCCGATCGGCTCGGGCCCCTATGTCTACGACGTGGACAATTCCTCCATTGGTCGTCAGTACGTCTTCAATCGCAATGCCGACTACTGGAACGCCGAGGCCTTCCCGTTTGAGCGCGTCACCATCACCCCGATCAGTGACGGCGTTGCCCGCCTGAACGCGCTTAAGTCCGGCCAGATTGACGCCGGCATGAGCGAAGCCCGTGCCGTTGCCGATGCCGAGGCCAATGGCCTGACGGTCAACCGCATTGACGTCGACTGGTTCGGCCTCATCATCGCCGACCGCGAAGGCAAGATCACGCCCGCTCTGGCCGATGTGCGCGTCCGCAAGGCGCTGAACATGGCCTTCGACGCCAAGTCGATCCTTGAATTCGTCGAACTCGGCTATGGCCGTCTGTCCGACCAGATCTTCCCCGCCACCAGCCAGGCTTATGTCGAGGAACTGGACGAGGTCTATTCCTACGATCCTGAAGCCGCCAAGGCCCTGCTGGCCGAAGCCGGCTATCCCGATGGTTTTGAGCTGTTCATGCCCGAAACCAACGCCTTTACCGCCTTCCACCCGATCATCGAGAAATTCCTCAATGATGTCGGCATCACGGTGAAGTGGGAAAAGGTCGCTCCGAACGCCACCATCACCGAGCTGCGCTCGGGCCGCTTCCCGGCCTATGTGTTCCAGTTCGGCTATCAGGGCGAATGGTCCGAATACCGCAAGTTCGGCTTCCCGGATTCCCCGTGGAACACCTCCAAGGTTGCCGATCCGGCTTTCCTCGAGATGCTGGACAAGACGCTCTACGCCACTGGCGACGCCCAGGTTCAGCTCTACAAGGACCTCAACGCCTACATGGTCGAGAACGCCTTCTACGCGCCCATGTATCGCCGCGACACCATCTACCTCACCAACAAGGAGGTTAAGGTGGACCTGCAGTCGACCAACGTTGTGTCGCCGATCCGGAACTACTCAAAAGCCGAATAG
- a CDS encoding M3 family metallopeptidase: MTNPFFTTWETPYEAPPFDAIETAHFKPAFIAALEQHRAEIDAIGANAETPTFDNTIAALERSGRALRRVEMVFNQLTSAATSEVLQEVEREIVVLVTRHWNAIFLDAKLFARIDDLYARRDSLGLDPEALRVLERYHLDFVRSGARLTDAERDRYAAISERLATLGTQFGQNVLADEQETVFTLSKAEMEGLPDFARAAAAETARDRKLNAPFAVTPSRSSVEPILHFARDRGVREKIWRAFVKRGANANKNDNSALIEEIVALRAEQAKLLGYDSYAAYKLADSMAGSPEAARALLEQVWEGGRKRAEADREALQDLARSEGQAEPLEAWDWRYFAEKLRVARYDFDENELKPYLQLDNVVDAAFFVAEKLFGLTFVPREDIPGYHPDVRVWEVIRGGAVIGLFYGDYYARPGKRSGAWMTSFRDQSKLDGVQIPFIVNTCNFVKPPEGQKALLSLDEARTVFHEMGHGLHGLLSDVTYPRISGTSVVRDFVELPSQIFEHWLEEAPVLARLTHVETGEAIPEALLERMRAARTANSGFETVEFVSSAILDMDYHSGPMNGSVAEFEAKVLDSISMPKVIALRHASTHFLHLFSGDGYAAGYYSYLWSEVLDADGFGAFKEAGDPFDPDTAKRLYDYIYSAGGKRDFAEAYRLFRGRPPEVQALLEGRGLVTAEGAEA; encoded by the coding sequence GTGACCAATCCGTTCTTCACCACTTGGGAGACGCCTTATGAGGCGCCGCCCTTCGATGCCATCGAAACCGCCCATTTCAAGCCGGCCTTCATCGCCGCGCTGGAACAGCACCGCGCCGAGATCGACGCCATCGGCGCCAATGCCGAAACGCCGACTTTCGACAACACCATTGCCGCCCTCGAGCGATCCGGCCGCGCGCTCCGCCGCGTCGAGATGGTCTTCAACCAGCTGACCTCGGCCGCCACCAGCGAGGTTCTTCAGGAAGTCGAGCGCGAGATCGTCGTCCTCGTCACGCGCCACTGGAACGCCATCTTCCTCGATGCAAAGCTCTTTGCCCGCATCGATGATCTCTATGCCCGCCGCGACAGCCTTGGCCTTGATCCCGAAGCCCTGCGCGTTCTTGAGCGCTACCATCTCGATTTTGTCCGCTCCGGCGCGCGCCTGACTGACGCTGAGCGCGACCGCTACGCAGCCATTTCCGAGCGCCTCGCCACTCTCGGCACCCAGTTCGGCCAGAATGTGCTCGCCGACGAGCAGGAGACGGTCTTCACCCTCAGCAAAGCCGAAATGGAGGGCCTTCCGGACTTTGCCCGCGCCGCAGCGGCCGAGACCGCACGTGACCGCAAGCTCAATGCCCCCTTCGCCGTCACGCCATCGCGCTCCAGCGTCGAGCCGATCCTGCACTTCGCCCGGGATCGCGGCGTGCGCGAGAAAATCTGGCGCGCCTTCGTCAAGCGCGGCGCCAATGCCAACAAGAACGACAATTCTGCCCTCATCGAGGAGATCGTCGCCCTGCGCGCCGAACAGGCAAAACTCCTAGGCTACGACAGCTACGCCGCCTACAAACTCGCCGACAGCATGGCCGGCTCCCCCGAAGCCGCCCGTGCTCTGCTCGAACAGGTCTGGGAAGGTGGCCGCAAGCGTGCCGAAGCCGATCGCGAGGCCCTGCAGGACCTCGCCCGGTCCGAAGGCCAGGCCGAGCCGCTCGAAGCATGGGACTGGCGTTACTTTGCCGAAAAGCTCCGCGTCGCCCGCTACGATTTCGACGAAAACGAACTCAAACCCTATCTGCAGCTCGACAATGTCGTCGACGCTGCCTTCTTCGTCGCCGAAAAACTGTTCGGCCTCACCTTCGTGCCGCGCGAGGACATTCCGGGCTATCACCCGGACGTTCGCGTCTGGGAAGTGATCCGCGGCGGTGCCGTCATCGGCCTCTTCTACGGCGATTATTACGCTCGCCCCGGCAAGCGCTCCGGCGCCTGGATGACCTCGTTCCGCGATCAGTCGAAACTCGACGGCGTGCAGATCCCGTTCATCGTCAACACCTGCAATTTCGTCAAACCGCCCGAAGGCCAGAAGGCGCTGCTCTCGCTCGACGAGGCCCGCACTGTCTTCCACGAAATGGGCCACGGCCTGCATGGCCTCCTGTCCGACGTCACCTATCCGCGCATTTCCGGCACCAGCGTGGTGCGCGATTTCGTCGAACTGCCCAGCCAGATCTTCGAGCACTGGCTGGAAGAAGCGCCGGTTCTAGCCCGTCTCACCCATGTGGAAACCGGGGAGGCCATACCGGAGGCTCTCCTCGAGCGGATGCGCGCCGCACGCACGGCCAATTCCGGTTTTGAAACCGTGGAGTTCGTCTCTTCGGCCATTCTGGACATGGATTACCATTCCGGTCCGATGAATGGTTCTGTTGCCGAATTCGAGGCCAAGGTGCTGGACAGCATCTCCATGCCCAAGGTGATCGCGCTGCGCCACGCCAGCACGCACTTCCTCCACCTGTTCTCGGGCGATGGTTATGCGGCCGGCTATTACAGCTACCTCTGGAGCGAGGTGCTCGACGCTGACGGCTTCGGCGCCTTCAAGGAAGCCGGCGATCCCTTTGATCCCGATACCGCCAAGCGCCTCTACGACTATATTTATTCGGCGGGAGGCAAACGCGACTTTGCTGAAGCCTATCGCCTGTTCCGCGGGCGCCCGCCCGAAGTTCAGGCCTTGCTCGAGGGCAGGGGCCTCGTCACTGCCGAGGGCGCGGAAGCCTGA
- a CDS encoding HAMP domain-containing sensor histidine kinase — MTKPAKSRSLRSVLTRGLILIQILVLVSFTFAATLPIINVLSRNQGLDDSVMDHIARSISRSTDGGLELHATPALQRVRDQYPNFMFYAVDANGYSVSLGTVPVQVYLMTSALTHISSANLSDTGFNGSAEAIIRKRTIDDGPIWIVSTGGPQIGLGLIRVAFSNPVFVGLVLLLTSVTLISIPVLIRRTLRGVEGVAEEAEDIDVNKPGVRLSDQSVPSELQPLVHAFNTALGRIDDGVERQQRFMADAAHELRTPIAILQTRLDMLPPGEQRAQLELDVARLSGMANQLLDLHRMDLSPASPQLVDLVEIASEVTADIAPLAISAGTELSFSADAKRVQVRGDAGALSRAITNLVQNAMTHGGPNITIDVSVSATGRVRVSDTGPGIKPENREEIFWPFHRLAPLQHGAGLGLSLVSDIVRRHGGDVSVSSNDRGGAVFDITLPLAADTPVK, encoded by the coding sequence GTGACAAAACCTGCCAAGTCGCGCTCGCTGCGCTCCGTCCTGACGCGCGGCCTGATCCTGATCCAGATCCTCGTGCTGGTCTCGTTCACCTTCGCCGCGACCCTGCCGATCATCAATGTCCTGTCGCGCAATCAGGGGCTGGACGACAGTGTGATGGACCATATCGCGCGTTCCATCTCCCGCAGCACTGATGGCGGCCTCGAACTGCACGCCACGCCCGCGCTCCAGAGAGTGCGCGACCAATATCCGAACTTCATGTTCTACGCCGTTGATGCCAATGGTTATTCGGTTTCTCTTGGTACCGTGCCGGTGCAGGTCTATCTGATGACTTCGGCGCTGACCCACATCTCCTCCGCGAACCTCAGCGACACCGGCTTCAACGGCAGCGCGGAAGCGATTATCCGTAAACGAACCATCGACGATGGCCCGATCTGGATCGTCTCCACCGGCGGGCCTCAGATCGGCCTCGGGCTGATCCGGGTGGCCTTTTCTAATCCGGTTTTCGTCGGCCTCGTCTTGCTGCTGACCTCGGTCACGCTCATCAGCATCCCCGTCCTGATCCGGCGGACGTTGCGCGGCGTCGAAGGGGTTGCCGAGGAGGCGGAGGATATCGACGTCAACAAGCCCGGCGTGCGCCTTTCCGATCAGAGCGTGCCCAGCGAACTCCAGCCGCTTGTTCATGCCTTCAACACCGCGCTTGGCCGGATCGATGACGGCGTCGAACGCCAGCAGCGCTTCATGGCCGATGCCGCGCACGAATTGCGCACGCCCATCGCCATTCTCCAGACCCGTCTCGATATGCTGCCCCCCGGCGAGCAGCGCGCCCAGCTCGAGCTCGACGTGGCCCGTCTCTCCGGCATGGCCAATCAGCTGCTCGACCTGCACCGGATGGATCTCTCTCCCGCGAGCCCGCAGCTCGTCGATCTCGTCGAGATCGCTTCCGAAGTCACCGCCGACATAGCCCCGCTCGCCATCTCGGCGGGCACGGAGCTCTCCTTCTCGGCGGATGCAAAACGGGTCCAGGTGCGGGGCGATGCCGGGGCCCTGTCGCGCGCCATCACCAATCTCGTCCAGAATGCCATGACCCATGGCGGCCCCAACATCACCATCGACGTCAGTGTGTCCGCCACCGGCAGGGTGCGCGTGTCCGACACCGGCCCCGGCATCAAACCTGAAAACCGCGAAGAGATTTTTTGGCCCTTCCACCGGCTGGCCCCGCTCCAGCATGGGGCAGGGCTGGGCCTTAGCCTGGTCAGCGATATCGTGCGCCGACACGGCGGCGACGTCTCGGTCAGCAGCAATGACCGCGGTGGGGCCGTATTCGACATCACCCTGCCACTGGCGGCAGACACTCCGGTAAAATAG
- a CDS encoding response regulator transcription factor translates to MRILLVEDELGMAKALTAALARHDILVDHVDTLALAEEAALSGVHAAVILDRKLPDGDGLTLIPVLRRSQVGLPIIVLSALGSPDDRVAGLDTGADDYLAKPFSVDELLARIRAVMRRPSLVEEQIVTVGLLRFNLNERAATIGDEPLTLTRRELLALELLVRRAGRTVARSALEEAVYGFDDEIASNTLDAHISRLRRKIAPANVEIHGIRGVGYLLRAIQ, encoded by the coding sequence TTGCGTATCTTGCTGGTTGAAGATGAGTTGGGAATGGCCAAGGCGCTGACTGCCGCGTTGGCCCGCCACGACATTCTCGTGGACCATGTCGACACGCTTGCCCTGGCCGAAGAGGCCGCGCTTTCGGGTGTCCATGCGGCCGTGATCCTCGATCGCAAACTGCCCGATGGCGACGGGCTTACGCTCATTCCCGTGCTGCGCCGCAGCCAGGTCGGCCTGCCGATTATCGTCCTCTCCGCCCTTGGCTCGCCCGATGACCGCGTGGCCGGGCTGGATACCGGGGCCGACGACTATCTCGCAAAACCCTTTTCCGTCGACGAACTCCTTGCCCGCATCCGCGCCGTGATGCGCCGCCCCAGCCTTGTCGAGGAACAGATCGTCACCGTCGGCCTTCTGCGCTTCAATCTCAACGAGCGCGCCGCCACCATTGGCGATGAGCCGCTCACCCTGACGCGGCGCGAACTGCTCGCACTCGAGCTTCTCGTGCGCCGCGCCGGCCGCACCGTCGCGCGCTCCGCCCTCGAAGAAGCCGTCTACGGCTTTGATGACGAGATCGCCTCCAACACGCTGGACGCCCACATCTCCCGCCTCCGCCGCAAGATTGCCCCGGCCAATGTGGAAATCCATGGCATCCGCGGCGTCGGCTATCTCCTCCGGGCTATCCAGTGA
- the cysW gene encoding sulfate ABC transporter permease subunit CysW, whose product MAHSHRTSPTDEPTSVRWLLIAVCLAFMALFLVLPLYAVFAEAFRLGWNAFWTALGTKDAQSAIRLTLLVAAIAVPLNIVFGICASWAIAKFEFKGKAFLITLIDLPFSVSPVISGLVYVLLFGSGSLLGPWLKSYGIEILFAVPGTVLATIFVTFPFVARELIPLMQDQGTGDEEAALSLGASGWQTFWRVTLPNIKWGLLYGVLLCNARAMGEFGAVAVVSGKIRGETTTIPLQVEMFYNEYNATAAFALASLLALLALVTLVLKTALEWRYGDELAATGRGH is encoded by the coding sequence ATGGCGCATAGTCACCGCACATCGCCCACCGACGAACCAACCTCGGTCCGCTGGCTGCTGATTGCCGTTTGCCTCGCCTTCATGGCGCTGTTTCTGGTGCTGCCGCTCTATGCGGTCTTCGCCGAAGCCTTCCGCCTCGGCTGGAATGCCTTCTGGACAGCGCTCGGTACCAAGGATGCGCAATCGGCGATCCGGCTCACCCTGTTGGTCGCCGCCATCGCCGTGCCGCTCAACATCGTCTTCGGCATCTGCGCCTCCTGGGCCATCGCCAAGTTCGAGTTCAAGGGCAAGGCCTTCCTTATCACCCTCATCGACCTGCCATTCTCGGTCTCGCCGGTCATTTCGGGCCTCGTCTATGTCCTGCTCTTCGGCTCCGGCTCATTGCTCGGCCCCTGGCTCAAATCCTACGGCATCGAAATCCTCTTCGCCGTCCCGGGCACCGTGCTGGCCACGATCTTCGTCACCTTCCCCTTCGTCGCCCGGGAGTTGATTCCGCTGATGCAGGATCAGGGCACAGGCGACGAGGAAGCCGCGCTCTCTCTCGGCGCCTCCGGCTGGCAGACCTTTTGGCGCGTCACCCTGCCAAACATCAAATGGGGCCTGCTCTACGGCGTTCTGCTCTGCAATGCCCGCGCCATGGGCGAGTTCGGCGCGGTGGCGGTGGTGTCCGGAAAAATTCGCGGCGAAACCACCACCATCCCGCTGCAGGTGGAAATGTTCTACAACGAATACAACGCCACCGCCGCCTTCGCCCTGGCATCGCTTCTGGCGCTGCTCGCACTCGTCACCCTCGTCCTCAAGACCGCGCTCGAATGGCGCTATGGCGACGAACTGGCCGCCACCGGCAGGGGGCACTGA
- the cysT gene encoding sulfate ABC transporter permease subunit CysT, which translates to MTRLGGFRRPSIIPGFGLTFGFTIAYFSLIILIPLIALVLRSAGLGWGGFWAAATDARVLGALRTSFITALIAAGINVVFGTMIAWVLVRYRFPGRRIFDAMVDLPFALPTAVAGIALTAIYAPNGFVGQLVAPLGIRIAYTPIGIVVAMIFIGLPFVVRTIQPILEETSKEVEEASATLGANRFQTIFRVLLPSLTPAILTGFALAFARAGGEYGSVIFIAGNIPFVSEIAPLLIVIRLEEFNYSGAAVIATVMLLISFLMLFLINLIQAWSRRRYGYGA; encoded by the coding sequence ATGACGCGCCTCGGCGGCTTCCGACGACCCAGTATCATTCCCGGCTTTGGGCTGACCTTCGGTTTCACCATCGCCTATTTCTCGCTGATCATCCTCATCCCGCTCATCGCCCTGGTCCTGCGCTCGGCAGGCCTTGGCTGGGGCGGGTTCTGGGCGGCCGCCACGGACGCACGCGTCCTCGGCGCCCTGCGGACGAGCTTCATCACGGCGCTGATTGCCGCCGGCATAAACGTCGTCTTCGGCACGATGATCGCCTGGGTGCTTGTGCGCTACCGCTTCCCCGGCCGGCGCATCTTCGACGCCATGGTCGATCTGCCCTTTGCCCTCCCGACCGCAGTCGCGGGGATCGCGCTCACCGCCATCTACGCGCCCAATGGCTTTGTCGGCCAGCTCGTTGCCCCCCTCGGCATCCGCATTGCCTACACCCCGATCGGCATTGTCGTCGCCATGATCTTCATCGGCCTGCCCTTCGTCGTCCGCACCATCCAGCCCATTCTCGAAGAGACCAGCAAGGAGGTCGAGGAAGCCTCCGCTACCCTTGGCGCCAACCGCTTCCAGACCATTTTCCGCGTGCTGCTGCCCAGCCTCACCCCGGCCATCCTCACCGGCTTCGCGCTCGCTTTCGCCCGCGCGGGGGGGGAATATGGCTCGGTCATCTTCATCGCCGGCAACATCCCCTTCGTCTCGGAGATTGCCCCGCTGCTGATCGTCATCCGCCTCGAGGAATTCAACTATTCCGGTGCCGCCGTCATCGCCACGGTGATGCTGCTGATCTCCTTCCTCATGCTGTTCCTGATCAATCTCATTCAGGCCTGGAGCCGGAGGAGGTATGGCTATGGCGCATAG
- a CDS encoding FAD/NAD(P)-binding protein, with product MSFTGPSAKHFVIIGGGASGVLIASQLLRDPDPELKVTVLERQGQFGQGLAYSARHRDHRVNVPSRGMSAYPDDPEHFWRWLQQKFPGKYDTSWVFVARRLYGTYLEDVLRQAGERIPGRLRVLAEEAMALTEKPDGVEVLLGNGTTLYGRAAVLAVGHETQPARGRGIAVRVGSDADTPLDPEAHVMILGSGLSMVDAWVSLSEARHSGPVTVVSRNGLLPTAHRDVPPLQIDAADVPFGVGVRALTRWFRALIANTMARGGDWRSVVDGLRPYNQRLWQSWPDKEKRRFLRHLRPWWNVHRHRLPPDLHEGLVKAIASGQVRLVAAEFTGIEKTADGVRATIRPRGGSDRVTMDIARVYDCGGVSVDVRASGNPLIRHLVQTGAARADSMNIGLDVDGKCAVVAADGHVSSRLRVVGPLTRGRYFEIEAVPDIRVQCASVARALLVGEVVEA from the coding sequence ATGAGTTTTACCGGCCCCTCGGCAAAGCACTTTGTCATTATCGGTGGCGGCGCCAGCGGCGTTCTCATCGCCTCCCAATTGCTGCGCGATCCCGATCCTGAGCTGAAGGTCACGGTGCTTGAGCGTCAGGGCCAGTTCGGCCAGGGCCTGGCCTATTCGGCGCGGCACCGCGACCATCGCGTCAATGTCCCCTCCCGCGGCATGAGCGCCTATCCCGATGATCCCGAGCATTTCTGGCGCTGGCTGCAGCAGAAATTCCCCGGCAAATATGACACCTCCTGGGTCTTCGTCGCCCGGCGGCTTTATGGCACCTATCTTGAAGATGTGCTGCGTCAGGCCGGCGAGCGTATACCGGGGCGCCTCCGGGTCCTCGCCGAAGAAGCCATGGCCCTCACCGAAAAGCCCGATGGCGTCGAAGTCCTCCTCGGCAATGGCACCACGCTCTACGGTCGCGCTGCCGTTCTCGCCGTTGGCCACGAAACCCAGCCGGCCCGCGGTCGCGGCATTGCCGTCCGCGTCGGCTCGGATGCCGATACCCCGCTGGACCCTGAAGCCCATGTCATGATCCTCGGCTCCGGCCTCAGCATGGTCGATGCCTGGGTCTCGCTGTCCGAGGCCCGTCACAGCGGCCCGGTCACCGTCGTCTCGCGCAATGGCCTCCTGCCCACTGCCCATCGTGATGTGCCGCCCCTGCAGATCGATGCCGCCGATGTGCCATTTGGCGTCGGCGTTCGCGCGCTGACGCGGTGGTTCCGCGCCCTCATCGCCAACACCATGGCGCGGGGCGGGGACTGGCGCAGCGTCGTCGATGGCCTCCGCCCCTACAATCAGCGCCTCTGGCAGAGCTGGCCAGACAAGGAAAAACGCCGCTTCCTGCGTCATCTGCGCCCCTGGTGGAATGTCCACCGCCATCGTCTGCCGCCCGACCTGCATGAAGGGCTTGTGAAGGCCATTGCCAGCGGACAAGTCCGCCTCGTCGCCGCCGAATTCACCGGCATCGAGAAGACTGCCGATGGCGTCCGCGCCACTATTCGCCCGCGCGGTGGCAGCGACCGGGTGACCATGGATATTGCCCGCGTCTATGATTGCGGTGGCGTCAGCGTCGATGTGCGCGCCAGCGGCAATCCGTTGATCCGCCATCTCGTCCAGACCGGTGCGGCGCGAGCCGACAGCATGAATATCGGCCTCGATGTCGACGGCAAATGCGCCGTGGTCGCCGCGGATGGTCATGTGTCGTCCCGCCTGCGGGTCGTCGGCCCGCTGACGCGTGGCCGCTATTTCGAGATCGAAGCCGTGCCCGATATTCGCGTCCAATGCGCTTCTGTGGCGCGCGCGCTCCTCGTCGGCGAGGTCGTCGAGGCCTGA